In a single window of the Labeo rohita strain BAU-BD-2019 chromosome 23, IGBB_LRoh.1.0, whole genome shotgun sequence genome:
- the ccn1 gene encoding CCN family member 1 has product MFALAVIVILIAHFNVVFSSCPACSCPLELPKCAPGVSLVSDGCGCCKVCARQLNEDCSKTEPCDHTKGLECNFGASHGATRGICRAKSEGRPCEYNSRIYQNGESFQPNCKHQCTCIDGAVGCIPLCPQELSLPTLGCANPRLVKVPGQCCEEWVCDDGKPKDKLFGNDPTVDDTESDLTKTNELISIVKAGLKSLPAFRSEPESRQFEKCIVQTTPWSQCSKTCGTGISTRITNDNGDCKLVKETRICEVRPCSQSPYTSLKKGKKCNRTKKSMQPVKFTYAGCSSLKKYRPRYCGSCVDGRCCSPQQTRTIRVKFRCEDGETFNKNVMMIESCKCTYNCANGNEATYPFYRLFNDIHKFRD; this is encoded by the exons GTTTTCTCCAGCTGTCCTGCATGTTCATGCCCGCTAGAGCTTCCCAAATGCGCGCCTGGAGTCAGTCTGGTCTCAGACGGCTGCGGCTGCTGCAAAGTGTGTGCCAGACAGCTGAACGAAGACTGCAGCAAGACAGAGCCGTGCGACCACACCAAAGGGCTGGAGTGCAACTTCGGGGCCAGCCACGGGGCCACCAGAGGCATCTGCCGAG CCAAATCTGAGGGCAGACCTTGCGAGTACAACAGCAGGATCTACCAGAACGGAGAGAGCTTCCAGCCCAACTGCAAGCACCAGTGCACTTGCATCGACGGGGCGGTGGGCTGCATTCCGCTGTGCCCGCAAGAGCTCTCCCTGCCCACGTTGGGCTGCGCCAACCCCAGGCTTGTCAAAGTGCCAGGCCAGTGCTGCGAGGAATGGGTCTGCGACGACGGGAAGCCTAAGGACAAGCTGTTTGGCAACGATCCGACGGTCGACGACACCGAGAGCGACCTCACCAAAACCAACGAGCTCATCTCCATCGTGAAGGCCGGACTCAAGTCCCTGCCTG CATTCCGATCGGAGCCGGAGTCTAGGCAGTTTGAGAAGTGCATAGTGCAGACCACACCCTGGTCCCAGTGCTCCAAGACCTGCGGCACTGGAATCTCCACCAGGATAACCAACGACAACGGCGACTGCAAGTTGGTTAAAGAGACCAGGATTTGCGAAGTCCGTCCATGCAGCCAATCGCCATACACCAGCCTCAAG AAAGGGAAGAAATGCAACCGGACCAAGAAGTCCATGCAGCCGGTGAAGTTCACGTATGCCGGATGCTCCAGCCTGAAGAAGTACCGCCCCAGGTACTGCGGCTCCTGCGTGGACGGCCGCTGCTGCAGCCCGCAGCAGACCCGCACCATCCGCGTCAAGTTCCGCTGCGAGGACGGCGAGACCTTCAACAAGAACGTGATGATGATCGAGTCCTGCAAGTGCACCTACAACTGCGCCAACGGCAACGAAGCCACCTACCCCTTCTACAGACTCTTCAACGACATCCACAAGTTCAGAGACTGA